AGCGTCGCCAACCAACTGACGGACGCCCGTCAGGAACTGAAGACTATCCTGGGCCAAGCCGATGCCGTTTGGGCGGACTCGTCATTCAATGCGGCAGAACTCAAAGAGCTCGGGTTTTCGAACACCAAAGTCTTCCCACTGCTATTCCGGCCTGATGACGAAAGCATTGCGCCCGATCCGACCATCCTGGCCAAGTTTACGGTTCCCATGAAAAACATTCTGTTTGTCGGGCGCATCGCTCCCAACAAGTGTATCGAGGAACTGATCACCGCCTTTGCCTGGTTCCACAAAAACATCGAGCCTCAAAGCCGCCTGCTGATCGTCGGCTCGGACCAGAGCGCTCCGACCTATTATGCCATGCTGAAAATGTATGCCGCGGAACTGGGATTGGATACCGTATTTTTCGAGCGCTTCGCCTCACCCGCAGGGCTGTCGGCCTATTATCAGGTCGCCGATATCTTTGCGACCACCAGCCGCCACGAGGGCTATTGCCTGCCATTGGTCGAGGCGATGGTCAAAGGTGTCCCCGTAGTCTCACGCCAAACCGGAGGTACACCAGAAGCCATGGGCGATGCAGGGGTGATGTTCGAAGACTTGAGGGCGGAGGAACTGGCCGAATTATTCGGGCTTCTTTGTTTCGATGCCGCCTTCCGACACACCGTCATGGAGTCCCAACAGAAGCGCATTGCCACTCTCTTGACCCGCCCGGTGAAAGAGGAGTTCCTCGCGCTACTGGGCCACTGAGAAGGCCCCTCACAGCCTCTGCACTGTCTGTCCGCCATCAACCATGATGACCTGCCCCGTAGAATAGGCCAGATCTCCACGCGCCAACATGGCTGCGGCGCGACCAACGTCAGCAGCAACACCCCAACGGGCCTGCAACAACAAGCCCTCGCCTATGAGTTTGTCGTACTTTGCCGTCACGGCGGAGGTCATATCGGTCTGGATGATACCGGGCCGGATTTCATAGACAGGAAGGTCATACTCCCCGAGGCGGGCGGCGAACAGTTTGGTGGCCATGCTCACGCCAGCCTTGGTAATACAGTAGTCACCGCGATTTACTGATGCCACGGTGGAGGAAATCGAAGAAACGTTGATGATACAGCCGGTAAAGGCAGGATTGCCCTTCTTCTGTTCGACCATCCAGTTTGCCACGGCCTGGGTCAGAAAATACGGGCCCTGCAGGTTGATTT
The window above is part of the bacterium genome. Proteins encoded here:
- a CDS encoding glycosyltransferase; this translates as MKPVAIHQLVAGFATGDAISHEALALRDICREAGFTSEIYAPADRIAVDAANTCRTLEDYQPQADETIIFHFSITSPATAAFLSSPARKILIYHNITPPEFFVPFDTSVANQLTDARQELKTILGQADAVWADSSFNAAELKELGFSNTKVFPLLFRPDDESIAPDPTILAKFTVPMKNILFVGRIAPNKCIEELITAFAWFHKNIEPQSRLLIVGSDQSAPTYYAMLKMYAAELGLDTVFFERFASPAGLSAYYQVADIFATTSRHEGYCLPLVEAMVKGVPVVSRQTGGTPEAMGDAGVMFEDLRAEELAELFGLLCFDAAFRHTVMESQQKRIATLLTRPVKEEFLALLGH
- a CDS encoding 3-ketoacyl-ACP reductase — its product is MKKVALVTGGSRGIGLGVAQALAKDGFDLGICGVRPEPAAAEAMESLRALGRDVLYVQADVSVREDRERLVAGIKRHYGQLNVLVNNAGVAPTVRADILDASEESFERLIKINLQGPYFLTQAVANWMVEQKKGNPAFTGCIINVSSISSTVASVNRGDYCITKAGVSMATKLFAARLGEYDLPVYEIRPGIIQTDMTSAVTAKYDKLIGEGLLLQARWGVAADVGRAAAMLARGDLAYSTGQVIMVDGGQTVQRL